A segment of the Azospirillum lipoferum 4B genome:
CCCGTGATCTTCAGGACATAGGCCAGCGGCAGGAAATACAGGTTGGCGATGCAGTGCTCGAACCCGGCGGCGACGAAGGCGGCGACCGGCAGGGTCAGCGCCACGATCTTGTCTGTAACCGTGCGGCCGGCATAGGCGAGCCAGACCGCCAGGCAGACCAGCAGGTTGCACAGGATGCCCTTGAAGAAGATCGTCACCGCGTCCGGCGCGATCTTGCCGATGGCGAGCTTCAGGACGGCGCCGCCGACCGCACCGTTGTTCATCTCGGTGTGATGCGACATATAGATCAGGAAGACGAGGCCGAGCGCGCCGACCGCGTTGCCGATCCAGATCGTCGCCCAGTTGCGCAGGACCTGCGCCGTGCTGATCTGACCGTTGGCCCGCGCCATCACGATCAGGCAGTTGCCGGTGAACAGCTCCGCCCCGCCGACCATGACCAGCGACAGGCCGAGCGAGAAGACCAGCCCGCCCAGCACCCGCTGAACCGCGAAGCTGAGGACCGGATCGGCCAGCACGATGACGAAGAACATGCCGCCCAGCCCGATGCCGCCGCCGGCGACCACCGCCAGCATGAAGCTGGGCAGGAAAGGCATCGTCGCCTTCTTCACCCCCAGCTTTTCGACCTTGTCCTGGATCTCGGCGGGCGAATAGGCGTCCATGCCGAGAACCGGCGTGTCTTTCGATCCAGGATCCGCCATGGCGAATGTCCTCCACTTGTCTTGAGTTGCCTCGATATCCGGATCAGCCCACCGTTTCGTAGACCTCGAAACCCTCGCCGCGGACGAGCCGGTCGTGCACGGCCTCCACGGAGCAGCGGACGGTGCTGGTGACCGGCGCGAAGAAGCTGGTGTCCTGCGGCTGTATACCCAGGAACAGAATCTCCGGCACGGTCTCCCGCAGGCTGTCGATCAGGAAGTTCAGCGGAATGGCGTGGGTGGTGACCATGAACTGCTCGGCGACGCTGTCCTGCCCGATCAGCCGGACCTCGCCCGGCGGCAGTTCCATGTCGGCGGCATCGACGATCAGCACCCGCTGCGGCGCCAGCGAGCGGATATGGTGGGTGTGGTTTTCCGGGACATCCTCCCCGTCCACCACGGTCCAGCCGGGGGCCGGCTGCTCGTCGAGCAGCTGGGCCAGCAGCGGGCCGGCCCCGTCGTCGCCGCGCAGGACGTTTCCTACCGTGAATACGACATCGGTCATGACAGCCGTCTCCCCATCAGATAGATCGCGGGTTCGCGCCGGATGGCGTCCAGCGCCGTGCGCAGCCGGTCCAGCCATGCCGCCACGTCGGGCGGGGCGGTCGGCAGCACCGCCTCGATGGCGGCCATCAGCGGCCGGGTGTGGGTGCTGTCCACCGTGATCTCGCCGAAGCGCAGCAGGCCGGACAGCTTGCGGTGTGCCTCCTCGTTGTCCTTCAGCGTCTCCAGCACGCGGTCGAACACCGCGGTGGTGCAGCGGAAGGCCGGCTTGAAGCAGTCGAACACGCCGATGTGATGCCCGATGGCCAGCGAATAGTAGACCACCTGCCTGGCATCCTCCGGGATGTCCTCCTTCCGCTCCAGCACCTTGGCGTTCAGCTGGTAGAACACCACCTCCGGCGCCACGCCGCGGCCGGCGCGCAAGCCGGGAATGGAGCCGGGATCGGCTTGTGCTGGGGTGTTCATGCCGCTTCTCCCCGGATGGCCTGCTGCACGACATCGACCAGCCGGCCGATGATCTCGGCACGGCGCGGGTCGCGTTCCTCACCGATGGCCTCCATCATCCGTTCGGACAGGCTGAAGGAGCCGGGTGTGCGCGCATGCCCTTCCAGCAGGGCCATGAACTCTTCCGCGATGTCGCGGCCCTGGCGGTAGCCGGCCATCCGCCGTGCCTCACGTTCCAGCCGGACCCGCAGCGCATAGGGGATGTCGGGATGGGGCAGGGCGGCGGTTTCGCCGGCGGCCTCGACATGGATCTCGGCCTTCAGCTTCTGCTCCAGCAGGCCCAGCGCCACGGCGAAGCCATGGATGGTCGCCGCCGGCGTCGGCGGGCAGCCGGGGATGTAGACGTCCACCGGCACGATGTTGTCGGTGCCGCCCCAGACGCAATACAGGTCGTGGAAGATGCCCCCGGTACAGCCGCAGGCGCCGTAGGACACGACGATCTTCGGGTCGGGCGCCGCCTCGTAGGCGCGCAGCGCCGGCATCCGCATGGCGCGGGTCACCGCCCCGGTGAACAGCAGGATGTCGGCATGGCGGGGCGAGGCCACCACCTTGATGCCGAAGCGCTCCGCGTCGAACACCGGCGTGATGGACGAGAAGATCTCGATCTCGCAGCCGTTGCAGCCGCCGCAATCGACGCGATAGACGTAGGCGGAGCGCTGGATGTTCTTCAGCAGCGCCTTCTTCATCGTGGCAATCTGTTCGCTGGTGGAGACCGGTGACATCTCCGCCACCAGGGTCTTGGGGTCTACCGGGATGTTCATGGCGTGGTCTCCGGTTCCTTGGTCATCTGCCGGCCGATTCCCATGCCGGCGATGTGGTGGACATCCTGGGCGCGCTTGCAGGCCGGGCAGGTCGAGACGGTCAGGCGCAGCCGGTCGGCCTCCTCGGCACTGCGGGCCGACTGGCTCAGCAGGCGGGCGACGTAATCGACCTCCTTGGCCGGGGCGAAGGGCTTGCCGCAGCAGGCGCAGTCGGCCAGCGTGAAGACCGCCTTGCGCGTCAGGTCGGCCTTGCTGCCGACCGCCAGCTCGAAATCGTCGGACAGGCGGATGGCGCCGGTCGGACAGGATTCCTCGCAGCGGCCGCAGAAGACGCAGCGCCCGTAATCGATCGACCAGATGCGGTTGCCGGCGGCGGTGTCGGTCTCCATCCCGATGGCGTTGGCCGGACAGGCGACGGTGCAGGCCGCGCAGGCGATGCAGCCCTCTGCCCTGTGTTCCGGCTTGCCGCGGAAGTCCTTGCAGACCGGCATGGGAGCGAAGGGGTACTGGACCGTCGCCTCGCCCGTGCGGAAGATTTCCATGAGTAGCTTGAGCATGTCCCGCCCCCGTCACTTCAGCGGTGAATCCGTGCGTTCGCGGCAGTAGCGCTCCATCTCCTTGTAGGCGATGGTCTTGGAGCGCTTCTTGCGAACGTCGACGACGGTCACGCGGTCGGTGCAGGAATAGCAGGGGTCGATGCTGCCCACGATCAGCGGGGCGTCCGACACCGTATTGCCGCGCAGCATGTAGCGCAGCACCGGCCAGTTGTTGTAGGTCGAGGCGCGGCAGCGCCAGCGGTAGAGCTTCTGGTTGTCGCCGGTCATCGACCAGTGGATGTCCTCGCCGCGCGGCGCCTCGGTGAAGCCCAGCGCGAACTTGTGCGGGACATAGGTGAAATCCTCGGTCAACACCGGGCCGGCCGGGGCGTTGTCCAGCAGCTTCTCGATGATCCACAGGCTGTCGAAGAATTCCGCCACCCGCACCAGCGTGCGGGACAGCACGTCGCAGCCCTGTTCGACATGGACCGGCATGTCGAGCAGCTTGTAGCCGGCGAAGGCATGGTCGGCGCGGGTGTCGCGGCGGTGGCCGCTGCCGCGCACCACCGGCCCGACCGGGCTGTAGTCGCGGGCGATCTGCGGATCGAGCCGGCCGACGCCCTTGACGCGGCCGCTGACATTGGCGGTGGACAGCAGCACATCGACCAGCCGGGTCACGTCGTCGCGCAGCTCGGCGACCAGTTCGCGGGTCTTCGCCTGCTGGTCGCCCAGGATGTCGCGGCGCACGCCGCCGATCAGGTTCAGCGCATAGGTCTTGCGCGCGCCGGTCAGCAGTTCGGCCAGCGTCATCGCCTTCTCGCGCACGCGGAAGAACTGCATGAAGCCGGTGTCGAAGCCGATGAAATGGCAGACGAGGCCGAGATTCAGCAGATGGCTGTGCATCCGCTCCGTCTCCAGCAGGATGGAGCGGATGGCCTGGGCCCGCGGCGGCACCTTGATGCCCAGCGCGTTTTCCACAGAGCTGGCATAGGCGACGCTGTGGGCGTAGCCGCAGATGCCGCAGACGCGGTCGGCCAGGAAGGTGACGTCATTGTAGCCCATCCGCGTCTCGGCCACCTTCTCCATGCCGCGGTGGACGTAGAACATGCGGTAATCGGCGTCGATGATGTCCTCGCCATCGACGAACAGGCGGAAATGGCCGGGCTCGTCGGAGGTGATGTGCAGCGGCCCCAGCGGGACGACGCGCGTCTCCTGCTTGGCCTCGTTGATGAACTGGTAGGTTTCGTCGTCGCTGGTCGGCGCCGGGCGCAGCCGGTAGTCCATCGAATCCTTGCGCAGCGGATACAGCTCGTCCGGCCAATCGTCGGGCAGGACGAGGCGGCGTTCGTCCGGCAGCCCGACCGGGCGCAGGCCGAACATGTCGCGCACCTCGCGCTCGCCCCAGACGCAGGCGGGCACCCGCGGGGTGACGGACGGGTATTCCAGCGTGTCGGCCGGCACCTCGCAGCGCACCACCACATGGCACTTGTCGCCGCCCTCCATCGACAGGACATAGTAGACGGCGTAGCCGCCGTTCAGCGGCCGTTCGTCGTTGCCGACGACCACCGACAGCCAGCCATTCTGGTCGTAATAGAGGCTGGCGACGACGTCGGGCAGCGAGACGGGCTTGACCGTGATGGTGACCTGGGACTCGGTCTGCCAGGACTCGTCGAGGATCGCATGGGGCAGGCTCTCGCGCAGGGAGGCGATGTAGCCGCTCCCGACCCGGTCCGGAGTGATGAGGTTCATTTTGAAATCTCCGTCTGCGAGAGGCTGCCGGTCACCAGCTGTCCGCCGGCGCGGGCCGTGTCGTATGTTTGCCCGTCGTTTGATTGCCAGGGCGCGGCCACCACCGGGCGGCTGTCGCCGTTCATCACCACCGCGGTCGCCTGCTGCACCAGAGTGGACAGCGGCTGCGGCACGGCGAAGCCCAGCGTCAGCACCAGCACCGCCAGCACACCGAGCGGGGCCAGCGCCTTCCAGCCGACGTCACCCTTCGGCATCGTCTCCGGGCTCTTGCCCAGCACGCTGTCGGCGACGATCTTCACCAGACCGGCGATGGTGATGCACAGGAACAGCGCGCACAGCGCCATGATCCAGCCATAGCCTTCGTTCAGCCCGGCCATGAAGACCATGAATTCGCTGACGAAGATGTTGAAGGGCGGGAAGCCGGCCAGCGCCAGGGCGCAGCCCATCATCAAGAGGCCGGTGGCGGGCGCCACCCGCAGCACGCCCTTCACCGCCCGCAGGTCGCGGGTGCCGTACTTCATCAGGACATTGCCGGCGCTGCAGAAGAACAGGGCCTTGGTGACGCTGTGGTTGATGGCATGCAGCAGCGCCGCGGCGATGCCGAGCGGCCCGCCGACGCCGAGCGCCACGATGATCAGCCCGACATTCTCGATGCTGGAATAGGCCAGCTTGCGCTTCAGATCCTGCTGCACGAAGAACAGCAGCGACGAAACGCCGACCGACAGCAGGCCCAGCGTCAGCAGCAGCATCTGCGGGAAGCCGGTGCCGACCGTGCCGACGGTGATGACGTAGAAGCGGATGACGATCAGCAGCGCGCATTTCAGCAGCACGCCCGACAGCAGGCCCGACACCGGGCTCGGCGCCTCGGAATGGGCGTCGGGCAGCCAGGCATGCATCGGGAAGATGCCGGCCTTGGTGCCGAAGCCGATCAGGGCGAAGACGAAGGCCAGCTTGACCAGCATCGGGTCCAACTCGGCGGCATGGCCGACCAGGGCCG
Coding sequences within it:
- a CDS encoding formate/nitrite transporter family protein, with product MADPGSKDTPVLGMDAYSPAEIQDKVEKLGVKKATMPFLPSFMLAVVAGGGIGLGGMFFVIVLADPVLSFAVQRVLGGLVFSLGLSLVMVGGAELFTGNCLIVMARANGQISTAQVLRNWATIWIGNAVGALGLVFLIYMSHHTEMNNGAVGGAVLKLAIGKIAPDAVTIFFKGILCNLLVCLAVWLAYAGRTVTDKIVALTLPVAAFVAAGFEHCIANLYFLPLAYVLKITGHVPAGLDVSMITAGGILHNLLFATLGNIVGGSAFVGGVYWLIYRKGLGGLTPLPSPLPSSKPMPVVERPAATH
- the hycI gene encoding hydrogenase maturation peptidase HycI, encoding MTDVVFTVGNVLRGDDGAGPLLAQLLDEQPAPGWTVVDGEDVPENHTHHIRSLAPQRVLIVDAADMELPPGEVRLIGQDSVAEQFMVTTHAIPLNFLIDSLRETVPEILFLGIQPQDTSFFAPVTSTVRCSVEAVHDRLVRGEGFEVYETVG
- a CDS encoding formate hydrogenlyase maturation HycH family protein encodes the protein MNTPAQADPGSIPGLRAGRGVAPEVVFYQLNAKVLERKEDIPEDARQVVYYSLAIGHHIGVFDCFKPAFRCTTAVFDRVLETLKDNEEAHRKLSGLLRFGEITVDSTHTRPLMAAIEAVLPTAPPDVAAWLDRLRTALDAIRREPAIYLMGRRLS
- a CDS encoding NADH-quinone oxidoreductase subunit B family protein, coding for MNIPVDPKTLVAEMSPVSTSEQIATMKKALLKNIQRSAYVYRVDCGGCNGCEIEIFSSITPVFDAERFGIKVVASPRHADILLFTGAVTRAMRMPALRAYEAAPDPKIVVSYGACGCTGGIFHDLYCVWGGTDNIVPVDVYIPGCPPTPAATIHGFAVALGLLEQKLKAEIHVEAAGETAALPHPDIPYALRVRLEREARRMAGYRQGRDIAEEFMALLEGHARTPGSFSLSERMMEAIGEERDPRRAEIIGRLVDVVQQAIRGEAA
- a CDS encoding formate hydrogenlyase complex iron-sulfur subunit codes for the protein MLKLLMEIFRTGEATVQYPFAPMPVCKDFRGKPEHRAEGCIACAACTVACPANAIGMETDTAAGNRIWSIDYGRCVFCGRCEESCPTGAIRLSDDFELAVGSKADLTRKAVFTLADCACCGKPFAPAKEVDYVARLLSQSARSAEEADRLRLTVSTCPACKRAQDVHHIAGMGIGRQMTKEPETTP
- a CDS encoding hydrogenase large subunit encodes the protein MNLITPDRVGSGYIASLRESLPHAILDESWQTESQVTITVKPVSLPDVVASLYYDQNGWLSVVVGNDERPLNGGYAVYYVLSMEGGDKCHVVVRCEVPADTLEYPSVTPRVPACVWGEREVRDMFGLRPVGLPDERRLVLPDDWPDELYPLRKDSMDYRLRPAPTSDDETYQFINEAKQETRVVPLGPLHITSDEPGHFRLFVDGEDIIDADYRMFYVHRGMEKVAETRMGYNDVTFLADRVCGICGYAHSVAYASSVENALGIKVPPRAQAIRSILLETERMHSHLLNLGLVCHFIGFDTGFMQFFRVREKAMTLAELLTGARKTYALNLIGGVRRDILGDQQAKTRELVAELRDDVTRLVDVLLSTANVSGRVKGVGRLDPQIARDYSPVGPVVRGSGHRRDTRADHAFAGYKLLDMPVHVEQGCDVLSRTLVRVAEFFDSLWIIEKLLDNAPAGPVLTEDFTYVPHKFALGFTEAPRGEDIHWSMTGDNQKLYRWRCRASTYNNWPVLRYMLRGNTVSDAPLIVGSIDPCYSCTDRVTVVDVRKKRSKTIAYKEMERYCRERTDSPLK
- a CDS encoding hydrogenase 4 subunit F, which encodes MTAMVPSILPPLLLIGPLAVALFLLTLPWFRESLPEAFATDTGSVTLLERIHLGSIGYVFLLSIAALIQVLSNGAISAFGDWLFVDALGAVFMMLIGVVGLMTGLYSIAYIRHDLESGAIDAGKVRIYYGFFSLFLFTMLLAVTANNIIMMWAAIEATTLGSAFLVGLYGQKSSLEAAWKYVIICTVGVAFGLYGTVLVFSNAADVLADPHQAVLWTALVGHAAELDPMLVKLAFVFALIGFGTKAGIFPMHAWLPDAHSEAPSPVSGLLSGVLLKCALLIVIRFYVITVGTVGTGFPQMLLLTLGLLSVGVSSLLFFVQQDLKRKLAYSSIENVGLIIVALGVGGPLGIAAALLHAINHSVTKALFFCSAGNVLMKYGTRDLRAVKGVLRVAPATGLLMMGCALALAGFPPFNIFVSEFMVFMAGLNEGYGWIMALCALFLCITIAGLVKIVADSVLGKSPETMPKGDVGWKALAPLGVLAVLVLTLGFAVPQPLSTLVQQATAVVMNGDSRPVVAAPWQSNDGQTYDTARAGGQLVTGSLSQTEISK